From Sparus aurata chromosome 9, fSpaAur1.1, whole genome shotgun sequence, a single genomic window includes:
- the LOC115588351 gene encoding uncharacterized protein LOC115588351 isoform X2, translating to MIRALPPQSKARWPQMLQMLTFCYNCTEHETTGFAPFFLMFGRIPRLPVDVLFQHALPSNTVVDNQEFVARLKHDLSEAARIAQQNSQVEQARQAKNYNRRAKGSPLTVGDRVLLANRGERGKRKIADKWESTVFEVVSVKHGINVYHIRDPVTSREKVVHRNLLLPVSFLPAGGDDIVDSDCSSVAGSRVCEPVVPSDVQDSETKTINWLVRMDDGIDEVVTAVPPDCSSSGDVEAQPSGEDVTVVPDAVSEELNAPASLECACQLSAFEATTESAVSMSPVPPEHGPSPEHLTDTQPPTHTQDHVVCVQPPALNTRSGRPVKPPARLICEMNEQVVDDSASTVDSLFSFVRNVFSG from the coding sequence ATGATAAGAGCCCTGCCCCCGCAATCCAAAGCGAGATGGCCCCAAATGCTTCAGATGCTGACATTTTGTTACAATTGCACAGAGCATGAAACAACAGGATTTGCCCCCTTTTTCCTGATGTTTGGGAGGATCCCACGGTTGCCTGTTGATGTTTTGTTCCAGCATGCCCTCCCCAGCAATACTGTTGTTGACAATCAGGAGTTTGTCGCCCGTTTGAAACATGACTTATCTGAAGCTGCACGCATTGCCCAGCAGAACAGTCAGGTTGAACAGGCCCGTCAGGCAAAGAACTACAACCGCAGAGCCAAAGGCTCACCTCTCACGGTCGGGGACAGGGTCTTGCTTGCAAACCGTggtgagagaggaaaaaggaaaattgCAGACAAATGGGAATCCACGGTGTTTGAAGTGGTGTCTGTGAAGCATGGGATCAATGTGTACCATATCAGAGATCCTGTAACATCAAGAGAAAAGGTTGTTCACAGAAACCTTCTACTCCCTGTGAGTTTCTTACCTGCAGGAGGTGACGACATTGTGGACTCTGACTGCTCATCTGTTGCTGGGAGTAGAGTGTGTGAACCAGTGGTTCCTTCCGATGTTCAGGACAGTGAGACAAAGACCATTAACTGGCTCGTGCGCATGGATGATGGGATTGACGAGGTTGTGACGGCCGTCCCGCCTGATTGTTCTTCCTCAGGGGATGTTGAGGCTCAACCCTCCGGTGAAGATGTGACTGTGGTCCCAGATGCTGTGAGTGAGGAACTGAATGCCCCTGCGTCCTTGGAGTGTGCTTGCCAGCTGTCTGCTTTTGAGGCCACTACTGAAAGTGCGGTGTCAATGTCACCTGTACCACCTGAACATGGCCCCTCCCCTGAACACTTGACTGATACACagcctcctacacacacacaagaccaTGTTGTTTGTGTACAGCCACCTGCACTTAACACTAGGTCAGGCAGACCTGTAAAACCTCCAGCTAGACTCATTTGTGAGATGAATGAGCAGGTCGTAGATGACTCAGCTTCAACAGTAgattcactgttttcttttgtgaggAATGTGTTTTCTGGGTAG
- the LOC115588351 gene encoding uncharacterized protein LOC115588351 isoform X1, giving the protein MACTLSETADSKLSQSIPNIEKRSAADFVIIGCGGHPVTPSAIYDLTVSVYGYKVIIPVLVVPGQADDMILGNNAIKWLISQVKDTAKVQTVTSSASNAQDNLPQLLSVLSSSNDREGGAVSHRIGTAKLKRCVNLQPMSEHLVWAKLSAPDVSAVGSTVIIEPTESKCRPAQILVGRVVTPLWGDGWVPVKIVNPTKKILTLKRNAKVADVSTCSSVQDLPEPVSIQSSVQHTQSSSPVPRSEEEMSRVLTDMGLQDLDLSSCEVSPEWKDKLLEIIVQFESIFSKHKMDCGEAPDFVHRIRLVDDKPFRLPHRRVPPCHYDELRTALNEMEELGIIRKSQSEYSSPLVLVVKPNGDLRICNDFRWLNARTVKDAHPLPHQTDVLAALGGNVFFSTMDLTSGFYNVRLHENDKKYTAFSSPFGLHEYNRMPQGLTNSPATFMRMMMSIFGDENFTSLLGYLDDLMVFAPSECVALQRLQMVFSRLAANNLKL; this is encoded by the coding sequence ATGGCATGCACTCTAAGTGAGACAGCTGACTCTAAACTTTCCCAGTCCATTCCAAACATTGAAAAACGATCTGCTGCAGATTTTGTCATTATTGGTTGTGGCGGTCACCCTGTCACACCTTCTGCCATATATGACCTGACTGTATCTGTTTATGGCTATAAAGTGATCATCCCTGTTTTAGTTGTGCCAGGCCAAGCTGATGATATGATTCTGGGCAACAATGCTATCAAGTGGCTGATCTCACAGGTGAAAGACACGGCTAAAGTCCAAACCGTCACATCTTCAGCAAGTAATGCTCAGGACAATCTGCCTCAATTGTTGTCTGTGCTGTCTTCCTCAAATGACAGGGAGGGTGGAGCAGTGTCACACAGAATCGGCACAGCTAAACTCAAGAGATGTGTGAATCTACAGCCCATGTCCGAACATTTAGTGTGGGCTAAGCTGTCTGCACCTGATGTCTCTGCAGTGGGCAGCACAGTGATCATTGAACCCACTGAGTCCAAATGCAGACCTGCACAAATTCTAGTGGGGAGAGTTGTCACTCCCTTATGGGGTGATGGCTGGGTTCCAGTCAAAATAGTGAATCCCACTAAAAAAATACTCACCTTGAAGAGAAATGCTAAAGTTGCAGATGTGTCCACCTGTTCTTCTGTGCAGGACTTACCTGAACCTGTCAGCATCCAATCCAGCGTGCAGCACACACAGAGCTCATCACCGGTGCCTCGGTCAGAGGAAGAGATGTCACGTGTCTTGACCGACATGGGCCTTCAGGATCTGGATCTCTCATCTTGTGAAGTCTCCCCTGAGTGGAAAGATAAACTGTTGGAGATCATCGTGCAGTTTGAATcaattttttcaaaacacaaaatggacTGTGGTGAGGCACCAGATTTTGTCCACAGAATCCGCCTGGTGGATGACAAACCCTTCAGACTTCCGCACAGGCGGGTCCCGCCATGCCATTATGATGAGCTCAGGACTGCTCTAAATGAAATGGAGGAATTGGGGATAATCAGGAAGTCCCAGAGTGAATATTCATCCCCCCTTGTCCTGGTTGTCAAGCCGAATGGTGACCTCCGCATCTGTAATGATTTCAGGTGGTTAAACGCAAGAACAGTGAAAGATGCGCATCCATTACCTCATCAGACAGACGTTCTCGCTGCACTCGGtggtaatgtgtttttttccacaatggACTTGACCTCTGGGTTTTATAATGTTAGACTTcatgaaaatgacaagaaatACACAGCATTCTCTTCCCCATTCGGTCTCCATGAATATAACAGGATGCCTCAAGGCCTGACCAACAGCCCTGCCACATTCATGCGAATGATGATGTCAATTTTTGGAGATGAGAACTTCACAAGTCTATTAGGTTACCTGGATGATCTTATGGTTTTTGCTCCGTCTGAATGTGTTGCTCTTCAGCGTTTGCAGATGGTTTTCTCACGCCTCGCAGCGAACAACTTGAAGCTCTGA